Sequence from the Cucurbita pepo subsp. pepo cultivar mu-cu-16 chromosome LG02, ASM280686v2, whole genome shotgun sequence genome:
ATTGGAGAGTACTCTGGGTATAGCGAGTtctaattttctaatataGTTCAGATTTTCTGTAAAGATTTGTTCATAACCCTGTTATAATATGCTTAGCTATTCCTGAACTAATCTCTTTTAGACGTTTGTTATATGCTTCATCTGAACAATATCTTGATCATCTCTGTATTTATTTCCTTGAGGCTTACCAGTATATTCTTGACCCTATGGTTTTGTTGACGTAATATAAGGCATTAATGCATTTTTCTAGGATTGCAGATATTTGATTATGTGCGGTGGTCCAGAAAAATCCAATTCCGCATCTACTACTACATCAGCAAGCTCACCTAATCCCAAAGACATGAGTCATTTAACTGTTGATTGTGAGGATTCTTTTTATAGTTTACTGGAGCTTGCATCAGACAACGATGCCGAAGGCTTCAAGCGTTTGATGGAGTCTGATTTGTTATCACTAAACAAGTCTGGGCTCTGGTATGTTCGCCAAAAAGGCTCAAAACAAGTTGTTCATGAGCATAGAACGCCCCTGATGGTTGCTGCAACATATGGTTGTGTTGATGTTCTGAAACTTATACTATCATATCCTGAGGTTGATGTTAATCTCTCATCTGGCACAGACAAAAGCACTGCTCTCCACTGTGCTACCTCCAGTGGATCTGTGAATGCAGTCGATATTGTTGATTTACTTTTGTCTGCTGGTGCTGACCCAAACGCCAAGGATATTAATGGCAATCGCCCTGTGGATGTCATTTTTGTTCATCCAAAGTTGCAGAAGCAGAATACAATGTTCAGGCTCGAGGAACTTCTCAATAATCATTCAAATGGGTCCATGGATGTTTCCTGTTTACGTTTGTCAATCAAAATGCCTGATTCAGGGTCACCACCACTTTCCTCATCGTTGGAGGATGAATTTCCATCTCCACCCAAGTCGATGTCTTCTCCCAAGTTTACTGATGGGTTTGCAActacaaaggaaaagaaagaatatccAATTGATCCATCACTTCCTGACATCAAGAACAGCATATATGCAACTGATGAGTTTCGCATGTTCTCTTTCAAGGTGAGGCCTTGTTCTCGGGCGTATTCCCATGATTGGACTGAGTGTCCTTTCGTCCACCCAGGGGAGAATGCTCGCAGAAGAGATCCAAGAAAGTTTCACTACAGCTGTGTTCCTTGCCCAGACTTCAGAAAAGGGGCTTGTAGGCGTGGGGATATGTGTGAATATGCTCATGGAGTATTTGAGTGTTGGCTTCACCCAGCTCAGTATCGAACTCGTCTTTGCAAGGATGGCACGAGTTGCAATAGGCGGGTCTGTTTCTTTGCTCACACAAATGAAGAACTAAGGCCATTATATGTGTCTACTGGATCTGCTGTTCCTTCCCCACGATCGATTGGGTCTGCTCCAACTGTAATGGATATGGCTACTGCATTGGGTCTTCTGCCTGGATCCCCTTCATCAGTGTCAGCTTTATCTCCATCTCCATTTGCTCAGTCCATGTCTCCCTCTTCTAATGGCGTTTCTCACTCTTCTGTGAACTGGCAGCAACCAAATGTACCAACTCTTCATCTTCCAGGAAGTAACCTTCAATCCAGTCGGTTAAGGTCATCTCTGAATGCCAGGGATATGCCTCTAGAGGATTTTAATGTCTTGCCAAACTTTGACAACCAGCCACGAATTTTGAATGATATTAACTGTTTCTCTCAGCCTCGTCCGAGTGCCATTTCTGTGAGCCGATCTGGCTGGACCCAAACTCTAACTCCTAACAATCTCGAAGAGCTATTTTCTAATGAAATCCCTTTGTCTCCCCGATTCTCTGATCCAGCCACCAATGTCTTTTCCCCTACTCGCAAATCGACATTACTAAACCAAtttcagcagcagcagcagaacATGTTATCACCTATAAATACAAGCATTATGTCTCCTAAGACTGTTGATCAGCCTTTGTTGCAGGCCTCTTTTGGAGTGTCATCGCCTGGAAGGATGTCGCCTAGAAGCACAGAGCCACTGTCTCCAATGGGATCTAGGTTTTCTGCTTTTGTACAGCGTGAAAAGCAACATCTCCGCAGTCTCAGCTCAAGGGAGCTTGGATCCAATGTCCCAAGCTCGTTGATTGGATCTCCTGTCAATTCTTTGCCTAAATGGGGGTCCCCCAATGGAAAGGCGGATTGGTCAGTTGGTAAGAATGAACTGGGTCAACTGCGAAGATCATCTTCTTTCGAGATCGGAAATAACGGGGAGGAGCCTGACTTATCATGGGTTCAATCCCTGGTGAAGGAATCCCCGCCTGAGATGCTAAGAGAGAAGTCGGCAGCGCCCAGGATGGGTGGTGCTGCAGCATCCGGTGAGGGTCTAACTTCTACTAAATCACAATTAGAATCCACTGATCATTCTGTGATAGGAGCTTGGCTTGAGCAGATGCAGCTTGATCAGCTTGTAGTGTAGCACAACAAAGAACATAaagccattttcattttactcATCAAGATAGGTATTTCTCCCCAAAATTCTTTCTGGGTAAGGTGAAGCTGAAGGGTTCGAAGAGAGgtgaggatgatgatgatgatgattatgatatggaggaagaagaggaaggatCAGATTTGATTACTCAATTCCTAAGGAGGATCATTCAATTACTTACCATTCATTATTTTACATCAACCAGTCAGTCAGTCAGTTCGTCAGCAGTCTCTGGGCCAAAATATTAAGGAAACTTGTCCAGGTTCCatcatatttctctctcctttttctgCAATTTCATTTCCAACAAAGGCTTCTTGATTTAAAGCTGTAGAAACCAAGAGCTTTTCCCCACCcccttctatttttaatttttccatctatatataaaaactaaaagaagaGGTTAATTATGTTCTTCTGCAAATGATTGTAAAACTTATAATCTGAAGTTCTTTTTGGTTATCTGTTCTTATTATGATCATTATGTTAATTGTATCATTTGTTA
This genomic interval carries:
- the LOC111787809 gene encoding zinc finger CCCH domain-containing protein 30-like, coding for MCGGPEKSNSASTTTSASSPNPKDMSHLTVDCEDSFYSLLELASDNDAEGFKRLMESDLLSLNKSGLWYVRQKGSKQVVHEHRTPLMVAATYGCVDVLKLILSYPEVDVNLSSGTDKSTALHCATSSGSVNAVDIVDLLLSAGADPNAKDINGNRPVDVIFVHPKLQKQNTMFRLEELLNNHSNGSMDVSCLRLSIKMPDSGSPPLSSSLEDEFPSPPKSMSSPKFTDGFATTKEKKEYPIDPSLPDIKNSIYATDEFRMFSFKVRPCSRAYSHDWTECPFVHPGENARRRDPRKFHYSCVPCPDFRKGACRRGDMCEYAHGVFECWLHPAQYRTRLCKDGTSCNRRVCFFAHTNEELRPLYVSTGSAVPSPRSIGSAPTVMDMATALGLLPGSPSSVSALSPSPFAQSMSPSSNGVSHSSVNWQQPNVPTLHLPGSNLQSSRLRSSLNARDMPLEDFNVLPNFDNQPRILNDINCFSQPRPSAISVSRSGWTQTLTPNNLEELFSNEIPLSPRFSDPATNVFSPTRKSTLLNQFQQQQQNMLSPINTSIMSPKTVDQPLLQASFGVSSPGRMSPRSTEPLSPMGSRFSAFVQREKQHLRSLSSRELGSNVPSSLIGSPVNSLPKWGSPNGKADWSVGKNELGQLRRSSSFEIGNNGEEPDLSWVQSLVKESPPEMLREKSAAPRMGGAAASGEGLTSTKSQLESTDHSVIGAWLEQMQLDQLVV